A genomic window from Candidatus Neomarinimicrobiota bacterium includes:
- a CDS encoding phosphatase PAP2 family protein: MSKAVLWFVCCTTALSAKLNTFDFFMDGITEAFTSSQNLTLLGTAAVSIFTLRAYDDDIQQYSQKHGLMSNTLSHHLDLYGGGWAYPALLGVAVLKSGTRDEKMDRLLFSSSAIGVTMMATVVVKKTTGRLRPNGQNRRSFPSGHTSGSFAVAAVVDDLYGEKAGMPAYLVAGLVGVHRIHDNEHWLTDVIAGAALGIVVGRGFAVAYRTTINDDSLRLVPERHSQPIMVRLVIPIH, encoded by the coding sequence ATGAGCAAAGCAGTGTTATGGTTCGTCTGCTGCACGACCGCTCTGTCGGCAAAACTAAACACTTTTGATTTCTTCATGGACGGTATAACCGAAGCGTTCACATCATCTCAAAATCTGACCCTGCTTGGCACCGCCGCTGTTTCGATATTTACGTTGCGCGCTTACGATGATGACATACAGCAATACAGTCAGAAACATGGCCTCATGTCTAATACACTTTCTCACCATCTTGATCTATACGGGGGCGGGTGGGCATACCCGGCACTGTTGGGGGTGGCTGTGCTGAAATCTGGTACGCGGGATGAGAAAATGGACCGATTGCTTTTTTCTTCATCAGCCATAGGTGTTACTATGATGGCCACGGTTGTAGTAAAAAAAACCACAGGACGATTGCGGCCCAACGGTCAGAACAGGCGGTCATTCCCATCCGGTCACACATCAGGAAGTTTTGCGGTGGCAGCTGTTGTTGATGATCTTTATGGTGAGAAGGCTGGAATGCCTGCTTATCTTGTTGCGGGGTTGGTAGGCGTTCACCGCATCCACGATAATGAGCATTGGCTGACGGACGTTATAGCCGGAGCTGCTCTCGGTATCGTTGTGGGGCGGGGATTTGCCGTAGCCTACCGAACTACCATCAATGATGATTCCTTAAGATTGGTCCCAGAAAGGCATAGTCAACCTATTATGGTACGGTTGGTTATCCCCATTCATTAA